A single Rhinolophus ferrumequinum isolate MPI-CBG mRhiFer1 chromosome 12, mRhiFer1_v1.p, whole genome shotgun sequence DNA region contains:
- the SLC2A8 gene encoding solute carrier family 2, facilitated glucose transporter member 8 isoform X1, protein MTPEDQEETQPLLRPPDSAPRGRRVFLAAFAAALGPLSFGFALGYSSPAIPSLRRAASPAPRLDNNAASWFGAIVTLGAAAGGVLGGWLVDRAGRKLSLLLCTVPFVTGFAVITAAQEVWMLFGGRLLTGLACGIASLVAPVYISEIAYPEVRGLLGSCVQLMVVTGILLAYLAGWVLEWRWLAVLGCAPPTFMLLLMCYMPETPRFLLTQHKRQEAMAAAQFLWGSEQGWGEPPVGAEHQGFHLAQLRHAGIYKPFVIGISLMAFQQLSGINAVMFYAETIFEEAKFKDSSLASVIVGTIQVLFTALAALIMDRAGRRLLLAFSGVVMVFSTSAFGAYFRLTQGGPSNSSHVDLLAPISMEPTNASVGLAWLAVGSMCLFTAGFALGWGPIPWLLMSEIFPLHVKGVATGVCVLTNWLMAFLVTKEFSSLMEVLRPYGAFWLASAFCTVSVLFTLFCIPETKGKTLEQITAHFEGQ, encoded by the exons ATGACACCTGAGGACCAGGAAGAGACCCAGCCCCTTTTGCGGCCGCCCGACAG CGCTCCCCGCGGCCGTCGCGTCTTCCTCGCAGCCTTCGCCGCTGCCCTGGGCCCGCTCAGCTTTGGCTTCGCGCTCGGCTACAGCTCCCCGGCCATCCCGAGCCTGCGGCGCGCCGCTTCCCCGGCCCCGCGCCTCGACAACAACGCCGCCTCCTGGTTCGGG GCCATCGTGACCCTGGGCGCTGCGGCGGGGGGCGTATTGGGCGGCTGGCTGGTGGACCGCGCCGGGCGCAAGCTGAGCCTCCTGCTCTGCACCGTGCCCTTCGTGACCGGCTTTGCCGTCATCACCGCGGCCCAGGAGGTGTGGATGCTGTTCGGGGGCCGCCTCCTCACCGGCCTCGCCTGCGGCATTGCCTCACTAGTGGCCCCG GTCTATATCTCTGAAATTGCCTACCCCGAAGTGCGGGGCCTGCTGGGCTCCTGTGTGCAGCTGATGGTGGTCACAGGCATCCTCCTAGCCTACCTGGCAG GCTGGGTCCTGGAGTGGCGCTGGCTGGCTGTGCTGGGATGTGCGCCCCCCACCTTCATGCTGCTGCTTATGTGCTATATGCCCGAGACCCCACGCTTCTTGCTGACTCAGCACAAGCGCCAGGAAGCCATGGCCGCCGCGCAGTTCCTGTGGGGCTCCgagcagggctggggagagcCCCCTGTTGGGGCTGAGCACCAG GGCTTCCACCTGGCCCAGCTGAGGCATGCTGGCATCTATAAGCCCTTCGTCATCGGCATTTCACTAATGGCCTTCCAGCAGCTGTCGGGGATCAACGCTGTCATGTTCTATGCAGAGACCATCTTTGAGGAGGCCAAGTTCAAG GACAGCAGCCTGGCCTCGGTCATCGTGGGCACGATCCAGGTGCTGTTCACAGCTCTGGCGGCCCTCATCATGGACAGAGCTGGGCGGAGGCTGCTCCTGGCCTTCTCAG GTGTGGTCATGGTTTTCAGCACCAGTGCCTTCGGCGCCTACTTCAGGCTGACCCAGGGTGGCCCCAGCAACTCCTCGCATGTGGACCTCTTGGCACCCATCTCCATGGAGCCCACCAATGCCAGTGTGGGGCTGGCCTGGTTAGCAGTGGGCAGCATGTGCCTCTTCACTGCCG GCTTCGCTCTGGGCTGGGGGCCCATCCCCTGGCTCCTCATGTCTGAGATCTTCCCTCTGCACGTCAAGGGTGTGGCCACCGGCGTCTGCGTCCTCACCAACTGGCTCATGGCCTTTCTGGTGACAAAAGAATTCAGTAGCCTCATG GAGGTGCTCAGGCCCTACGGCGCTTTCTGGCTCGCCTCCGCCTTCTGCACGGTCAGTGTCCTATTCACTTTGTTCTGCATCCCTGAAACCAAAGGAAAGACTTTGGAGCAAATCACAGCCCATTTTGAGGGGCAATGA
- the SLC2A8 gene encoding solute carrier family 2, facilitated glucose transporter member 8 isoform X2, with protein sequence MTPEDQEETQPLLRPPDSAPRGRRVFLAAFAAALGPLSFGFALGYSSPAIPSLRRAASPAPRLDNNAASWFGAIVTLGAAAGGVLGGWLVDRAGRKLSLLLCTVPFVTGFAVITAAQEVWMLFGGRLLTGLACGIASLVAPVYISEIAYPEVRGLLGSCVQLMVVTGILLAYLAGWVLEWRWLAVLGCAPPTFMLLLMCYMPETPRFLLTQHKRQEAMAAAQFLWGSEQGWGEPPVGAEHQGFHLAQLRHAGIYKPFVIGISLMAFQQLSGINAVMFYAETIFEEAKFKDSSLASVIVGTIQVLFTALAALIMDRAGRRLLLAFSGVVMVFSTSAFGAYFRLTQGGPSNSSHVDLLAPISMEPTNASVGLAWLAVGSMCLFTAGGAQALRRFLARLRLLHGQCPIHFVLHP encoded by the exons ATGACACCTGAGGACCAGGAAGAGACCCAGCCCCTTTTGCGGCCGCCCGACAG CGCTCCCCGCGGCCGTCGCGTCTTCCTCGCAGCCTTCGCCGCTGCCCTGGGCCCGCTCAGCTTTGGCTTCGCGCTCGGCTACAGCTCCCCGGCCATCCCGAGCCTGCGGCGCGCCGCTTCCCCGGCCCCGCGCCTCGACAACAACGCCGCCTCCTGGTTCGGG GCCATCGTGACCCTGGGCGCTGCGGCGGGGGGCGTATTGGGCGGCTGGCTGGTGGACCGCGCCGGGCGCAAGCTGAGCCTCCTGCTCTGCACCGTGCCCTTCGTGACCGGCTTTGCCGTCATCACCGCGGCCCAGGAGGTGTGGATGCTGTTCGGGGGCCGCCTCCTCACCGGCCTCGCCTGCGGCATTGCCTCACTAGTGGCCCCG GTCTATATCTCTGAAATTGCCTACCCCGAAGTGCGGGGCCTGCTGGGCTCCTGTGTGCAGCTGATGGTGGTCACAGGCATCCTCCTAGCCTACCTGGCAG GCTGGGTCCTGGAGTGGCGCTGGCTGGCTGTGCTGGGATGTGCGCCCCCCACCTTCATGCTGCTGCTTATGTGCTATATGCCCGAGACCCCACGCTTCTTGCTGACTCAGCACAAGCGCCAGGAAGCCATGGCCGCCGCGCAGTTCCTGTGGGGCTCCgagcagggctggggagagcCCCCTGTTGGGGCTGAGCACCAG GGCTTCCACCTGGCCCAGCTGAGGCATGCTGGCATCTATAAGCCCTTCGTCATCGGCATTTCACTAATGGCCTTCCAGCAGCTGTCGGGGATCAACGCTGTCATGTTCTATGCAGAGACCATCTTTGAGGAGGCCAAGTTCAAG GACAGCAGCCTGGCCTCGGTCATCGTGGGCACGATCCAGGTGCTGTTCACAGCTCTGGCGGCCCTCATCATGGACAGAGCTGGGCGGAGGCTGCTCCTGGCCTTCTCAG GTGTGGTCATGGTTTTCAGCACCAGTGCCTTCGGCGCCTACTTCAGGCTGACCCAGGGTGGCCCCAGCAACTCCTCGCATGTGGACCTCTTGGCACCCATCTCCATGGAGCCCACCAATGCCAGTGTGGGGCTGGCCTGGTTAGCAGTGGGCAGCATGTGCCTCTTCACTGCCG GAGGTGCTCAGGCCCTACGGCGCTTTCTGGCTCGCCTCCGCCTTCTGCACGGTCAGTGTCCTATTCACTTTGTTCTGCATCCCTGA
- the SLC2A8 gene encoding solute carrier family 2, facilitated glucose transporter member 8 isoform X3 → MLFGGRLLTGLACGIASLVAPVYISEIAYPEVRGLLGSCVQLMVVTGILLAYLAGWVLEWRWLAVLGCAPPTFMLLLMCYMPETPRFLLTQHKRQEAMAAAQFLWGSEQGWGEPPVGAEHQGFHLAQLRHAGIYKPFVIGISLMAFQQLSGINAVMFYAETIFEEAKFKDSSLASVIVGTIQVLFTALAALIMDRAGRRLLLAFSGVVMVFSTSAFGAYFRLTQGGPSNSSHVDLLAPISMEPTNASVGLAWLAVGSMCLFTAGFALGWGPIPWLLMSEIFPLHVKGVATGVCVLTNWLMAFLVTKEFSSLMEVLRPYGAFWLASAFCTVSVLFTLFCIPETKGKTLEQITAHFEGQ, encoded by the exons ATGCTGTTCGGGGGCCGCCTCCTCACCGGCCTCGCCTGCGGCATTGCCTCACTAGTGGCCCCG GTCTATATCTCTGAAATTGCCTACCCCGAAGTGCGGGGCCTGCTGGGCTCCTGTGTGCAGCTGATGGTGGTCACAGGCATCCTCCTAGCCTACCTGGCAG GCTGGGTCCTGGAGTGGCGCTGGCTGGCTGTGCTGGGATGTGCGCCCCCCACCTTCATGCTGCTGCTTATGTGCTATATGCCCGAGACCCCACGCTTCTTGCTGACTCAGCACAAGCGCCAGGAAGCCATGGCCGCCGCGCAGTTCCTGTGGGGCTCCgagcagggctggggagagcCCCCTGTTGGGGCTGAGCACCAG GGCTTCCACCTGGCCCAGCTGAGGCATGCTGGCATCTATAAGCCCTTCGTCATCGGCATTTCACTAATGGCCTTCCAGCAGCTGTCGGGGATCAACGCTGTCATGTTCTATGCAGAGACCATCTTTGAGGAGGCCAAGTTCAAG GACAGCAGCCTGGCCTCGGTCATCGTGGGCACGATCCAGGTGCTGTTCACAGCTCTGGCGGCCCTCATCATGGACAGAGCTGGGCGGAGGCTGCTCCTGGCCTTCTCAG GTGTGGTCATGGTTTTCAGCACCAGTGCCTTCGGCGCCTACTTCAGGCTGACCCAGGGTGGCCCCAGCAACTCCTCGCATGTGGACCTCTTGGCACCCATCTCCATGGAGCCCACCAATGCCAGTGTGGGGCTGGCCTGGTTAGCAGTGGGCAGCATGTGCCTCTTCACTGCCG GCTTCGCTCTGGGCTGGGGGCCCATCCCCTGGCTCCTCATGTCTGAGATCTTCCCTCTGCACGTCAAGGGTGTGGCCACCGGCGTCTGCGTCCTCACCAACTGGCTCATGGCCTTTCTGGTGACAAAAGAATTCAGTAGCCTCATG GAGGTGCTCAGGCCCTACGGCGCTTTCTGGCTCGCCTCCGCCTTCTGCACGGTCAGTGTCCTATTCACTTTGTTCTGCATCCCTGAAACCAAAGGAAAGACTTTGGAGCAAATCACAGCCCATTTTGAGGGGCAATGA